One Staphylococcus ratti DNA segment encodes these proteins:
- the rnc gene encoding ribonuclease III codes for MAKLRKHTLIKAFEHDFKQKMKELDIPFRNLEIYQQAFSHSSFINDFNMERLSHNERLEFLGDAVLELTVSRFLYEKYPNVPEGDLTKMRATIVCEPSLVIFANKIKLNQLILLGKGEEKTGGRTRPALVADVFEAFIGALYLDQGLEIVERFANAIIFPYVEDNALSGVVDFKTELQEMAHQTLRSTVSYRTIKEDGPAHHRQFTSEVLLDNEAVASGIGRTKKESEQKAAEKALLQLSNKE; via the coding sequence ATGGCGAAATTACGAAAACACACCCTAATAAAAGCATTTGAGCATGATTTTAAACAAAAGATGAAGGAGCTTGATATACCCTTTCGTAATTTAGAAATTTATCAACAAGCCTTTTCACATTCGAGCTTTATTAATGATTTTAATATGGAGCGCTTAAGCCACAATGAGCGTTTAGAATTTTTAGGAGACGCAGTATTAGAATTGACGGTATCACGCTTTTTATATGAGAAATACCCTAATGTTCCAGAGGGTGACCTGACGAAAATGCGTGCAACGATAGTGTGTGAACCATCACTTGTAATATTTGCGAATAAAATTAAATTAAATCAACTCATTTTATTAGGAAAAGGCGAAGAAAAAACAGGTGGTCGAACGAGACCTGCTTTAGTGGCAGATGTTTTTGAAGCGTTTATCGGAGCTCTTTATCTAGATCAAGGGCTTGAAATTGTAGAACGATTTGCAAATGCGATTATTTTCCCTTACGTTGAAGACAATGCATTAAGTGGGGTCGTTGATTTTAAAACAGAGTTACAGGAAATGGCGCATCAAACGCTACGTAGCACAGTATCTTACCGCACAATTAAAGAAGATGGGCCGGCGCACCATAGACAGTTTACATCAGAAGTGTTGCTTGATAATGAAGCAGTTGCTTCAGGTATAGGCCGTACTAAAAAAGAGTCTGAACAAAAAGCAGCAGAAAAAGCATTATTGCAATTGTCAAACAAGGAGTAG
- a CDS encoding acyl carrier protein: protein MENFDKVKDIIVDRLGVDADKVTEDASFKDDLGADSLDIAELVMELEDEFGTEIPDEEAEKINTVGDAVNYINTLEK from the coding sequence GTGGAAAACTTCGATAAAGTAAAAGATATCATCGTTGACCGTTTAGGCGTTGATGCTGACAAGGTTACTGAAGATGCTTCATTCAAAGATGATTTAGGCGCAGATTCACTTGACATTGCTGAATTAGTAATGGAATTAGAAGATGAATTCGGTACAGAGATTCCTGATGAAGAAGCTGAAAAAATCAACACAGTTGGAGATGCTGTGAATTACATTAATACACTTGAAAAATAA
- the fabG gene encoding 3-oxoacyl-[acyl-carrier-protein] reductase, translating into MTKVALVTGASRGIGRSIALQLADEGFNVAVNYAGNKEKAEAVVESIKSKGVDAFAIQANVANPDEVKTMIKEVVSQFGSVDVLVNNAGITRDNLLMRMKEHEWDDVIDTNLKGVFNCIQKVTPQMLRQKGGRIINLTSIVGSVGNPGQINYVASKAGVIGMTKTAARELASRQITVNAVAPGFIVSDMTDALSDELKANMKTQIPLGQFGEDKDIAHTVAFLASDKAKYITGQTIHVNGGMHME; encoded by the coding sequence ATGACTAAAGTAGCATTAGTAACAGGTGCGTCACGTGGTATTGGACGCAGCATCGCATTGCAATTAGCTGATGAAGGATTTAACGTTGCGGTTAACTATGCAGGCAATAAAGAAAAAGCAGAAGCTGTTGTAGAAAGTATTAAATCAAAAGGTGTTGATGCATTTGCAATTCAAGCAAACGTAGCAAATCCTGATGAAGTTAAAACAATGATTAAAGAAGTTGTAAGTCAATTTGGCTCAGTCGATGTTTTAGTCAATAATGCAGGTATTACACGAGATAACTTGTTAATGCGCATGAAAGAACACGAGTGGGACGACGTGATTGATACAAATTTGAAAGGTGTCTTTAATTGTATTCAAAAAGTAACGCCACAAATGTTACGTCAAAAAGGCGGACGTATTATTAACTTAACAAGTATCGTAGGTTCGGTAGGTAACCCAGGTCAAATCAACTATGTGGCTTCAAAAGCTGGAGTGATTGGCATGACGAAAACTGCAGCTCGCGAATTGGCTTCACGTCAAATCACTGTAAATGCCGTTGCACCAGGTTTTATTGTTTCAGATATGACTGACGCTTTAAGCGATGAATTAAAAGCGAATATGAAAACACAAATTCCTTTAGGTCAATTTGGCGAAGATAAAGATATTGCACATACTGTTGCCTTTTTAGCATCTGATAAAGCTAAATACATTACTGGACAAACAATTCATGTAAATGGTGGCATGCATATGGAATAA
- the fabD gene encoding ACP S-malonyltransferase, which yields MGKTVFMFPGQGAQKVGMAEDLYQTDEAATHILNQAQAAVDFDLLNTMFKDEQGVLGQTENTQPALLAHSIALYEAMGRPKADFTIGHSLGEYSSLVMSGVLKFEDVIKIVRRRGALMAEAFPDGVGSMAAVLGLSFDEVKSICEQLSTKEAIVEPANINCPGQIVVSGHKSKIDEFASKGKAFGAKRVMPLQVSGPFHSSMMQVIENDFEAYTSTFEWSDAEVPVVQNVHAKGEQAAATIHENMIKQLYSPVQFIDSVEWLIEQGADHFVEIGPGKVLSGLVKKIDRNVKLTSIQTIEDVKEWLKHD from the coding sequence ATGGGTAAAACGGTATTTATGTTTCCAGGCCAAGGGGCCCAAAAAGTTGGTATGGCCGAAGACTTATATCAAACAGATGAAGCAGCAACACATATTTTAAATCAAGCGCAGGCAGCTGTAGATTTTGATTTGTTAAATACGATGTTCAAAGATGAGCAAGGTGTTTTAGGGCAAACTGAGAACACACAGCCAGCCTTACTTGCACACAGCATCGCTTTGTATGAAGCAATGGGTAGACCTAAAGCAGATTTTACAATTGGGCACAGTTTAGGTGAATATTCTAGTTTAGTGATGAGTGGCGTATTAAAGTTTGAAGACGTGATTAAAATTGTGAGACGTCGTGGTGCTTTGATGGCTGAAGCTTTTCCAGATGGCGTAGGGAGTATGGCTGCAGTACTAGGCTTATCATTTGATGAAGTCAAGTCCATTTGTGAACAACTTTCCACTAAAGAAGCAATTGTAGAACCAGCAAATATCAATTGCCCAGGCCAAATTGTTGTTTCTGGTCATAAATCTAAAATTGATGAATTTGCGTCAAAAGGCAAAGCGTTTGGCGCTAAACGTGTGATGCCACTGCAAGTTTCTGGTCCATTCCACTCCTCAATGATGCAAGTTATCGAAAATGATTTTGAAGCGTATACGTCAACATTTGAATGGTCTGATGCGGAAGTGCCGGTAGTTCAAAATGTACATGCAAAGGGTGAACAAGCAGCAGCAACGATTCATGAGAATATGATTAAACAATTGTATTCACCGGTGCAATTTATCGATTCTGTAGAATGGTTAATTGAGCAAGGTGCGGATCATTTTGTTGAAATCGGTCCGGGTAAAGTATTATCTGGTTTAGTAAAAAAAATAGATAGAAATGTAAAATTAACTTCAATTCAAACGATTGAAGATGTAAAGGAATGGTTAAAACATGACTAA